In Pseudomonas nunensis, a single window of DNA contains:
- the rapA gene encoding RNA polymerase-associated protein RapA, with protein MAQQYQPGQRWISDSEAELGLGTVLAQDGRLLTVLYPATGDTRQYALRNAPLTRVRFSPGDSITHFEGWKLTVQEVDDVDGLLVYHGLNAQNEVVTLPETQLSNFIQFRLASDRLFAGQIDPLAWFSLRYHTLEHTSRQLQSSLWGLGGVRAQPIAHQLHIAREVADRIAPRVLLADEVGLGKTIEAGLVIHRQLLSGRANRVLILVPENLQHQWLVEMRRRFNLQVALFDEERFIESDAANPFEDTQLALVALEWLVDDEKAQDALFAAGWDLMVVDEAHHLVWHEEKASAEYSLVEQLAEVIPGVLLLTATPEQLGQDSHFARLRLLDPNRFHDLHAFRAESENYRPVAEAVQELLDKGRLSPEAHKTIHGFLGNEGEALLTAVNDGDVEASARLVRELLDRHGTGRVLFRNTRAAVQGFPERKLHPYPLPCPDEYLELPLGDHAELYPEVSFQAQPDANEEERWWKFDPRVEWLIDQLKMLKRTKVLVICAHAETAMDLEDALRVRSGIPATVFHEGMNILERDRAAAYFADEEFGAQVLICSEIGSEGRNFQFSHHLVLFDLPSHPDLLEQRIGRLDRIGQKHIIELHVPYLETSPQERLFQWYHEALNAFLNTCPTGNALQHQFGSRLLPLLENADDGEWQALIDEARSERERLEAELHTGRDRLLELNSGGSGEGDQLVEDILEQDDQFALPIYMETLFDAFGIDSEDHSENALILKPSEKMLDASFPLGDDEGVTITYDRNQALSREDMQFITWEHPMVQGGMDLVLSGSMGNTAVALIKNKALKPGTVLLELLYVSEVVAPRSLQLGRYLPPAALRCLLDANGNDLSGRVSFETLNDQLESVPRASANKFIQAQRDQLTPRINAGEEKIAPRHAERVAEAQRRLAADTDEELARLTALQAVNPTVRDSELVALRNQREQGLAMLDKAALRLEAIRVLVAG; from the coding sequence ATGGCGCAGCAGTATCAACCGGGGCAACGCTGGATTAGTGACAGCGAAGCCGAGCTGGGTTTGGGCACCGTTCTGGCACAGGACGGCCGCTTGTTGACCGTGCTCTATCCGGCCACTGGCGACACTCGTCAGTACGCGCTACGGAATGCGCCCCTCACACGTGTGCGGTTTTCCCCGGGTGACTCGATCACTCACTTCGAAGGCTGGAAACTGACCGTACAGGAAGTCGACGATGTCGATGGCCTGCTGGTCTACCACGGCCTCAACGCGCAAAACGAAGTGGTGACCCTGCCGGAAACCCAACTCTCGAACTTCATTCAGTTCCGTCTGGCCAGCGACCGTCTGTTCGCCGGGCAGATCGATCCGCTGGCTTGGTTCTCCCTGCGTTATCACACCCTGGAACACACCAGCCGTCAGCTGCAATCTTCCCTTTGGGGCCTGGGCGGCGTACGTGCGCAACCAATCGCGCACCAATTGCACATCGCCCGTGAAGTCGCTGACCGTATCGCGCCACGGGTTTTGCTGGCGGACGAAGTGGGCCTGGGTAAAACCATCGAAGCCGGTCTGGTGATCCATCGCCAACTGCTGTCGGGCCGCGCCAACCGCGTACTGATCCTGGTTCCAGAGAACCTGCAGCATCAGTGGCTGGTGGAGATGCGCCGCCGCTTCAACCTGCAAGTCGCGCTGTTCGACGAAGAACGCTTTATCGAAAGCGATGCCGCCAACCCGTTCGAAGACACCCAGCTCGCACTGGTTGCACTGGAATGGCTGGTGGACGACGAGAAGGCCCAGGACGCGCTGTTCGCCGCCGGTTGGGACTTGATGGTGGTCGACGAAGCCCACCACCTGGTCTGGCACGAAGAAAAGGCCAGCGCGGAATACTCGCTGGTCGAACAACTGGCCGAAGTCATTCCTGGCGTGTTGCTGCTGACCGCGACCCCGGAACAACTGGGTCAGGACAGCCACTTCGCGCGTCTGCGCCTGCTCGACCCGAACCGCTTCCATGACCTGCACGCCTTCCGCGCCGAAAGCGAAAACTATCGCCCGGTGGCCGAAGCCGTTCAGGAGTTGCTGGATAAAGGTCGCCTGTCGCCAGAAGCGCACAAGACCATCCACGGTTTCCTCGGTAACGAAGGCGAAGCGCTGCTGACCGCCGTCAACGATGGCGACGTCGAAGCCAGCGCCCGTCTGGTGCGTGAACTGCTCGACCGCCACGGCACCGGCCGCGTGCTGTTCCGCAACACCCGCGCCGCCGTGCAGGGTTTCCCGGAGCGCAAACTGCACCCGTACCCGCTGCCATGCCCGGACGAATACCTCGAACTGCCGCTGGGCGATCACGCCGAGCTGTACCCGGAAGTCAGCTTCCAGGCCCAGCCGGACGCCAACGAAGAAGAACGCTGGTGGAAATTCGACCCGCGCGTCGAGTGGCTGATCGATCAGCTGAAAATGCTCAAGCGCACCAAAGTGCTGGTGATCTGCGCCCACGCCGAAACCGCCATGGACCTGGAAGACGCCCTGCGCGTGCGTTCCGGCATCCCGGCCACGGTGTTCCACGAAGGCATGAACATCCTCGAACGTGACCGCGCCGCCGCTTACTTCGCCGATGAAGAGTTTGGCGCGCAAGTGCTGATCTGCTCGGAAATCGGCAGTGAAGGTCGCAACTTCCAGTTCTCGCACCACTTGGTGCTGTTCGATCTGCCGTCGCACCCGGACCTGCTGGAGCAGCGTATCGGTCGCCTCGACCGGATCGGCCAGAAGCACATCATCGAGCTGCACGTGCCGTACCTGGAAACCAGCCCGCAAGAGCGCCTGTTCCAGTGGTATCACGAAGCGCTGAATGCGTTCCTCAATACCTGCCCGACCGGCAACGCCTTGCAGCATCAGTTCGGCTCGCGCCTGCTGCCGCTGCTGGAAAACGCTGACGATGGCGAGTGGCAAGCACTGATCGACGAAGCGCGCAGCGAGCGTGAACGTCTGGAAGCCGAGCTGCACACCGGTCGTGACCGTTTGCTGGAACTCAACTCCGGTGGTTCGGGCGAAGGCGATCAGTTGGTCGAGGACATCCTTGAGCAAGACGATCAGTTCGCCCTGCCGATCTACATGGAAACCCTGTTCGATGCGTTCGGCATCGACAGCGAAGACCATTCGGAAAACGCCCTGATCCTCAAGCCGAGCGAAAAAATGCTCGACGCCAGCTTCCCGCTGGGCGACGACGAAGGCGTGACCATCACTTACGACCGCAACCAGGCGCTGTCTCGCGAAGACATGCAGTTCATCACCTGGGAACACCCGATGGTGCAGGGCGGCATGGACCTGGTGCTGTCCGGTTCGATGGGCAACACCGCCGTGGCGCTGATCAAGAACAAGGCGCTGAAACCTGGCACCGTGTTGCTGGAACTGCTCTACGTCAGCGAAGTGGTCGCCCCGCGTTCGCTGCAACTGGGCCGTTACCTGCCGCCGGCCGCCCTGCGCTGCCTGCTCGATGCCAATGGCAATGACTTGTCGGGCCGGGTGTCGTTCGAGACCCTGAACGATCAACTCGAAAGCGTACCGCGTGCTAGCGCCAACAAGTTCATCCAGGCCCAGCGCGATCAGTTGACGCCACGGATCAACGCCGGCGAAGAGAAGATCGCCCCGCGTCACGCCGAGCGTGTGGCTGAGGCGCAACGTCGCCTGGCCGCCGACACCGACGAAGAACTGGCGCGCCTGACCGCGTTGCAAGCGGTCAACCCGACCGTGCGCGACAGCGAATTGGTGGCCCTGCGCAATCAACGCGAGCAAGGCCTAGCCATGCTCGACAAGGCTGCGCTGCGACTGGAAGCGATTCGGGTGTTGGTGGCGGGCTAA
- a CDS encoding spinster family MFS transporter yields the protein MQNSTQAANAWRILFLLFLANLFNFFDRTIPAIIIEPIRMEWHLSDFQLGIIGTAFTIVYAIAGLPLGRMADTGSRAKLMGWGLAVWSGLTAVNGLVGSFWSFLIVRMGIGIGEASYAPAANSLIGDLFPAHRRARAMGIFMLGLPLGLLLAFFTIGAMVKSFDSWRAPFFIAAVPGLILAIFMFFIKEPKRGAAESVQVSQERVDRPIRRVLAVPTFLWLVMAGLCFNFATYACNSFLVPMLQRYFLMPLHEAAVATGVIVGVTGLFGLTLGGWVADKIHQRVANGRLLFAAFSLIISTVCTAWALHAGRIDIGMFVAVFSLGWLFAYNFYTCVYTAIQDVVEPRLRATAMALFFAGLYLLGGGLGPVVVGGLSDHFAHTAMLAAGAAEMTEAFKAVGLHDAMYLIPVALFLTMVFLFMASRCFVRDAKRMKEGLVAVVEPEVTAVTA from the coding sequence ATGCAGAACTCGACCCAAGCGGCGAATGCCTGGCGCATTCTGTTCCTGCTGTTCCTGGCCAACCTGTTCAATTTCTTCGATCGCACCATCCCGGCCATCATCATTGAGCCAATCCGCATGGAATGGCATCTCAGCGACTTTCAGCTGGGGATCATCGGTACGGCTTTCACCATTGTTTATGCGATTGCCGGTTTGCCGCTGGGGCGTATGGCCGATACCGGTTCCCGGGCCAAATTGATGGGCTGGGGCCTGGCGGTCTGGAGCGGGCTCACCGCCGTTAACGGGCTGGTCGGCAGTTTCTGGAGTTTCCTGATTGTGCGGATGGGCATCGGTATCGGTGAAGCCAGTTATGCACCCGCCGCCAACTCGCTGATCGGCGACCTCTTCCCGGCCCACCGCCGTGCGCGTGCGATGGGCATTTTCATGCTGGGCCTGCCATTGGGCTTGTTGCTGGCGTTCTTCACCATCGGCGCGATGGTCAAGTCCTTCGACAGCTGGCGTGCGCCGTTTTTCATCGCAGCGGTGCCGGGGCTGATCCTGGCGATCTTCATGTTCTTCATCAAGGAACCGAAACGCGGCGCGGCGGAAAGTGTGCAAGTCTCCCAGGAACGAGTGGACCGGCCGATTCGCCGGGTGCTGGCGGTGCCGACTTTCCTGTGGCTGGTGATGGCGGGGCTGTGTTTCAACTTCGCGACCTACGCCTGCAACTCCTTCCTGGTGCCGATGCTGCAGCGCTATTTCCTGATGCCGTTGCATGAAGCGGCGGTGGCGACTGGCGTGATCGTCGGCGTGACCGGGCTGTTCGGCCTGACGCTGGGCGGTTGGGTGGCGGACAAGATCCACCAGCGCGTGGCCAATGGGCGCCTGTTGTTTGCCGCGTTCAGTTTGATCATCTCGACCGTGTGCACCGCTTGGGCGCTGCATGCCGGGCGTATCGATATCGGGATGTTTGTCGCGGTGTTCAGCCTGGGTTGGCTGTTTGCGTACAACTTCTACACCTGCGTGTACACGGCGATTCAGGACGTGGTCGAACCGCGCCTGCGGGCCACGGCGATGGCGCTGTTCTTTGCCGGGTTGTATTTGCTGGGCGGTGGTTTGGGGCCGGTGGTGGTGGGCGGTTTGTCCGATCACTTTGCCCACACGGCGATGCTGGCGGCGGGCGCCGCTGAGATGACCGAGGCGTTCAAGGCAGTCGGGCTGCATGACGCGATGTATTTGATCCCGGTGGCGCTGTTTCTCACCATGGTGTTTCTGTTTATGGCGTCGCGGTGTTTTGTGCGGGATGCGAAGCGGATGAAGGAAGGCTTGGTGGCGGTGGTTGAACCAGAAGTTACTGCGGTGACTGCATAA
- a CDS encoding YkgJ family cysteine cluster protein, whose amino-acid sequence MSEASPCLNCGACCSHFRVSFFWGECTSAGGTVPDELVAPISPSRVAMLGTDCKPTRCIGLVGEVGSQVQCSIYDQRSSTCREFDASWANGEANVDCDAARAAFGLPALQPEFEIPYEQSA is encoded by the coding sequence ATGTCCGAAGCCAGTCCGTGTCTGAATTGCGGTGCCTGCTGTTCTCATTTTCGCGTGTCTTTTTTCTGGGGTGAATGCACCTCGGCGGGGGGCACGGTGCCCGACGAGCTGGTCGCGCCGATCAGCCCCAGCCGGGTCGCCATGCTCGGCACAGACTGCAAACCCACGCGCTGCATCGGGTTGGTGGGCGAAGTTGGCAGCCAGGTGCAGTGCTCGATTTATGATCAACGCTCCAGCACCTGTCGGGAGTTCGACGCCTCCTGGGCCAATGGCGAAGCAAACGTGGATTGCGATGCGGCGCGCGCCGCATTCGGGCTACCAGCGCTGCAACCAGAGTTCGAAATACCTTATGAGCAGAGCGCTTGA
- a CDS encoding putative bifunctional diguanylate cyclase/phosphodiesterase, which produces MEWLGLQFLTELPEGGQVVLNCTHNPFLVLLAYVVACAAGFATLDMTERVGHVEKAGTQRLWRWVGAGCLAGGIWAMHFISMLAFQAPVEIHYQLPVTLLSLVFALTASFLAMHTLSHPHVTFWQYLRAAVWIGLGIATMHYVGMAAMHSIATAYYNPTLFALSIVIAIGASLAALLISSHLRNGTGLFHQMRKLTASLVLGAGIVSMHFTGMAALTLVLPIGSLPILPSENNHLQLGLTVAVMTLLIIGSCISAALADKKLQNKEHDLRRVNTLLSQLDQARMSLQQVAHYDALTNLINRRGFNQIFAEKLIEKTNEGGMLAVMFLDIDHFKRINDSLGHDAGDELLKVLAAHIKGAVRSHDDVVARFGGDEFCILIGLHDREEARHMAQRIMFKMKEPIELSGRRMVMTTSIGISLFPEDGKTCEELLKNADLALYQSKGSGRNSLHFFSANLRTRATMELQLEEELRHALREDTGLKLYYQPIYELKSGQVTKLEALVRWQHPVHGLLTPDRFIAIAEANGLIAELDNWVLCKACEDLGELSRNGCEALKIAVNCSPLNLAREELADEIEEVLRVTGVAPERLELEVTENALMGNIANTLVLLRQIRALGVSLSIDDFGTGYSSLAYLKRLPLNTLKIDRSFIQDIPKATADMEIVQAIIVMAHTLHLQVVTEGVETLEQYEFLERHGCDFVQGYLLSRPVPLEELRPVLNEINQRKHAHTVSPLSLARGITGLTLTDPFPKSPGPHAGASIVRPIR; this is translated from the coding sequence ATGGAGTGGCTTGGTTTGCAGTTCCTTACCGAGCTGCCGGAAGGCGGACAGGTCGTACTCAACTGCACCCACAACCCTTTTTTGGTGCTGCTGGCCTATGTGGTGGCGTGTGCGGCTGGCTTTGCCACGCTGGACATGACCGAACGGGTCGGCCATGTGGAAAAGGCCGGTACTCAGCGACTTTGGCGATGGGTAGGCGCCGGGTGCCTGGCGGGCGGTATCTGGGCCATGCATTTCATCAGCATGCTGGCGTTCCAGGCACCGGTCGAAATTCACTACCAATTGCCCGTCACCCTGCTTTCGCTGGTATTCGCCCTGACGGCGTCTTTTCTTGCTATGCACACGCTCAGCCATCCTCATGTGACGTTCTGGCAATACCTGCGCGCCGCCGTCTGGATCGGCCTGGGCATCGCGACCATGCACTATGTGGGCATGGCCGCCATGCATTCGATTGCGACGGCCTACTACAACCCCACCCTGTTCGCCCTCTCCATTGTCATCGCGATTGGCGCCAGCCTCGCCGCCCTGTTGATTTCCAGCCACCTGCGCAATGGCACCGGGCTGTTTCATCAAATGCGCAAATTGACCGCCAGCCTGGTGCTCGGAGCCGGCATCGTCAGCATGCATTTCACCGGCATGGCGGCGCTCACCCTGGTGCTACCAATTGGCAGCCTGCCGATCCTGCCCAGCGAAAATAACCACCTGCAATTGGGGCTGACGGTCGCAGTCATGACGCTGTTGATCATCGGCAGTTGCATCAGCGCGGCACTGGCCGACAAGAAACTGCAAAACAAGGAACACGACCTGCGCCGGGTCAACACCTTGCTCAGTCAACTGGACCAGGCACGCATGTCGCTGCAACAGGTGGCGCACTACGACGCCCTGACCAACCTGATCAACCGTCGTGGCTTCAATCAGATCTTCGCCGAGAAACTGATCGAGAAAACCAACGAGGGCGGAATGCTAGCGGTGATGTTCCTCGACATCGACCACTTCAAACGCATCAACGACAGCCTGGGCCACGATGCCGGCGATGAGTTGCTCAAGGTGCTGGCAGCCCATATCAAAGGCGCGGTGCGCAGCCACGACGATGTGGTCGCGCGCTTCGGTGGCGACGAGTTCTGCATCCTCATCGGCCTGCACGATCGCGAAGAAGCCCGTCACATGGCCCAGCGCATCATGTTCAAAATGAAAGAGCCCATCGAGTTGTCCGGACGGCGCATGGTGATGACCACCAGCATCGGCATCAGCCTGTTCCCCGAGGACGGCAAGACTTGCGAAGAACTGCTGAAAAACGCCGACCTGGCGCTGTATCAGTCCAAGGGCAGCGGTCGCAACAGCCTGCATTTCTTCAGTGCGAACCTGCGCACCCGGGCCACGATGGAACTGCAACTGGAAGAGGAATTGCGCCACGCCCTGCGCGAAGACACCGGGCTGAAGCTGTACTACCAACCGATCTATGAGCTGAAATCCGGCCAGGTCACCAAGCTCGAAGCGCTGGTTCGCTGGCAACACCCGGTTCATGGTTTGCTCACACCGGACCGTTTCATCGCCATCGCCGAGGCCAACGGGCTGATCGCCGAACTGGACAATTGGGTGCTGTGCAAAGCCTGCGAAGACTTGGGCGAGTTGTCGCGTAATGGCTGTGAGGCGCTGAAAATCGCAGTGAACTGTTCGCCGCTGAACCTGGCTCGGGAAGAACTGGCCGATGAAATCGAAGAAGTCCTGCGCGTTACCGGCGTTGCGCCCGAGCGCCTGGAGCTGGAAGTCACGGAAAATGCGCTGATGGGCAACATCGCCAACACGCTGGTGCTGCTGCGGCAGATCCGTGCTCTCGGGGTGTCGCTGTCGATCGATGATTTCGGCACCGGTTATTCATCCCTGGCCTACCTCAAGCGCCTGCCGTTGAATACGCTAAAGATCGATCGCTCGTTTATCCAGGACATCCCCAAGGCCACTGCGGACATGGAGATCGTCCAGGCCATTATCGTCATGGCGCATACCCTGCATTTACAGGTGGTCACCGAAGGCGTCGAAACCCTCGAGCAATACGAGTTTCTCGAACGCCACGGCTGCGATTTCGTTCAGGGCTACCTGCTCAGCCGCCCGGTGCCGCTGGAGGAACTGCGCCCGGTGTTGAACGAAATCAACCAGCGCAAACACGCGCACACGGTCAGTCCGTTGAGTCTGGCTCGCGGTATAACCGGACTAACGTTGACGGATCCTTTTCCAAAAAGCCCTGGCCCCCATGCAGGCGCATCAATTGTGCGGCCAATCCGCTGA
- a CDS encoding NAD(P)-dependent oxidoreductase yields MMAALPSLGFAGIGLMGLPMCQRLLAAGYPLTVWNRNAAKCAPLVEAGARQVATPAELCQHADVVMLCLADTAVVREVVFGPAGVAEGGKSGQLLVDFSSLEPTATREMAAALASQSGMTWLDAPVSGGVVGAEAGSLAIMVGGEAADLERVRPVLLCLGQRVTHMGAVGAGQVTKACNQMIVACNALVIAEVVALAERSGVDASLIAEALAGGFADSKPLQILAPQMAESRFEPVKWHVRTLLKDLDTAVKFSREQGSATPISGLAAQLMRLHGGQGFLEKDPSTLVRLYREPDSTD; encoded by the coding sequence ATGATGGCCGCTTTACCTTCCCTCGGATTCGCCGGAATTGGTTTGATGGGCCTGCCGATGTGCCAGCGCCTGTTGGCTGCGGGTTATCCGCTGACGGTGTGGAACCGTAATGCGGCCAAGTGCGCGCCCTTGGTAGAGGCGGGCGCGCGGCAGGTCGCGACGCCCGCCGAACTATGCCAGCACGCGGACGTGGTGATGCTGTGTCTGGCGGACACGGCGGTGGTGCGCGAGGTGGTGTTTGGTCCGGCAGGTGTCGCCGAGGGTGGGAAAAGTGGCCAGTTGCTGGTGGATTTTTCCAGCCTGGAGCCTACCGCCACGCGGGAAATGGCCGCCGCACTGGCCAGCCAATCCGGCATGACCTGGCTGGATGCGCCGGTGTCGGGCGGGGTGGTCGGTGCCGAGGCGGGCAGCCTGGCGATCATGGTCGGTGGCGAAGCGGCAGACCTTGAACGTGTGCGGCCGGTGTTGCTGTGTCTGGGGCAGCGGGTCACTCATATGGGCGCCGTTGGCGCTGGCCAGGTGACCAAGGCCTGCAATCAGATGATCGTCGCCTGCAATGCCCTGGTCATTGCTGAAGTGGTGGCGTTGGCCGAACGTTCAGGCGTCGATGCGAGCCTGATCGCCGAAGCGCTGGCCGGCGGTTTCGCTGACTCCAAACCGTTGCAGATTCTTGCCCCGCAAATGGCCGAGAGCCGTTTCGAACCAGTGAAATGGCACGTGCGCACGCTGCTCAAGGATCTGGACACCGCAGTAAAGTTTTCTCGCGAACAGGGCTCGGCCACGCCGATCAGCGGATTGGCCGCACAATTGATGCGCCTGCATGGGGGCCAGGGCTTTTTGGAAAAGGATCCGTCAACGTTAGTCCGGTTATACCGCGAGCCAGACTCAACGGACTGA
- a CDS encoding DUF2288 domain-containing protein — protein sequence MTQEPSTLYAKLLGETASITWKELEPFFAKGALLWVDPSLDLIAAAEAVATDEGEKVAAWLAADTLAKLSETRALDLFERDPQLWAVVVSPWILIQERATS from the coding sequence ATGACTCAAGAACCTAGCACCCTCTATGCCAAGCTGCTTGGTGAGACCGCATCTATTACCTGGAAGGAACTGGAACCGTTCTTCGCCAAGGGTGCCCTATTGTGGGTCGACCCAAGCCTGGATTTGATCGCCGCCGCCGAAGCCGTGGCCACGGACGAAGGCGAGAAAGTGGCTGCCTGGCTGGCCGCCGACACCCTCGCCAAGCTCTCTGAAACGCGGGCGCTGGATCTTTTCGAGCGTGATCCGCAGTTGTGGGCGGTGGTGGTTTCGCCGTGGATTCTGATCCAGGAAAGGGCGACGAGCTGA
- a CDS encoding branched-chain amino acid ABC transporter substrate-binding protein — protein sequence MTKATKQISKLFAAMVLAGVASHSFAADTIKIGIAGPKTGPVAQYGDMQFSGAKMAIEQINAKGGVDGKKLEAVEYDDACDPKQAVAVANKVVNDGVKFVVGHLCSSSTQPASDIYEDEGVIMITPAATSPDITARGYKMIFRTIGLDSAQGPAAGNYIADHVKPKIVAVLHDKQQYGEGIATAVKKTLEGKNVKVAVFEGINAGDKDFSSMISKLKQANVDFVYYGGYHPELGLILRQAQEKGLKAKFMGPEGVGNDSISQIAKDASEGLLVTLPKSFDQDPANIALADAFKAKKEDPSGPFVFPAYSAVEVIAGGITAAKSEDTAKVAAAIHAGTFKTPTGDLSFDAKGDLKDFKFVVYEWHFGKPKTEVSPQ from the coding sequence ATGACTAAGGCTACTAAGCAGATTTCCAAACTGTTTGCCGCTATGGTTCTGGCCGGGGTTGCCAGCCATTCGTTCGCAGCTGACACCATCAAGATCGGCATCGCCGGCCCTAAGACCGGTCCTGTAGCCCAATACGGCGACATGCAGTTCAGTGGCGCCAAAATGGCCATCGAACAAATCAACGCCAAGGGCGGCGTCGACGGCAAGAAACTCGAAGCCGTTGAATACGACGATGCCTGCGATCCGAAACAAGCGGTTGCTGTAGCGAACAAAGTCGTCAACGACGGCGTCAAGTTCGTGGTCGGTCACCTGTGCTCCAGCTCCACCCAACCCGCTTCGGACATCTACGAAGACGAAGGCGTGATCATGATCACCCCGGCTGCCACCAGCCCGGACATCACCGCCCGTGGTTACAAAATGATCTTCCGTACTATCGGTCTCGACAGCGCCCAGGGCCCTGCCGCCGGTAACTACATTGCCGATCACGTCAAACCGAAAATCGTTGCTGTGCTGCACGACAAACAGCAATACGGTGAAGGCATCGCCACCGCCGTCAAGAAAACCCTCGAAGGCAAAAACGTAAAAGTTGCCGTATTCGAAGGTATCAACGCTGGCGACAAAGACTTCTCCTCGATGATCTCCAAGCTCAAGCAAGCCAACGTCGACTTCGTCTACTACGGCGGCTACCACCCGGAGCTGGGCCTGATCCTGCGTCAAGCACAGGAAAAAGGCCTGAAAGCCAAGTTCATGGGTCCGGAAGGCGTGGGTAACGACTCCATTTCGCAGATCGCCAAAGACGCTTCCGAAGGCCTGCTGGTGACCCTGCCGAAATCCTTCGACCAGGATCCGGCCAACATCGCCCTGGCTGATGCGTTCAAAGCCAAGAAAGAAGACCCGAGCGGTCCGTTCGTGTTCCCGGCCTACTCGGCTGTTGAAGTCATCGCCGGTGGTATCACTGCCGCCAAGAGCGAAGACACTGCCAAAGTGGCTGCTGCTATCCACGCTGGCACCTTCAAGACCCCGACTGGCGACCTGAGCTTCGACGCCAAGGGCGACTTGAAAGACTTCAAATTCGTGGTTTACGAGTGGCACTTCGGCAAACCTAAAACTGAAGTTTCGCCTCAGTAA
- the livH gene encoding high-affinity branched-chain amino acid ABC transporter permease LivH, whose translation MPDIYHFFQQLVNGLTVGSTYALIAIGYTMVYGIIGMINFAHGEVYMIGSYVAFIAIAGLAMMGLDSVPLLMTAGFIASIVVCSAYGYSIERIAYRPLRGSNRLIPLISAIGMSIFLQNTVLLAQDSKDKSIPNLIPGNLSFGPGGAHEVLISYMQIVVFVVTLVAMLGLTLFISRSRLGRACRACAEDIKMANLLGINTNNIIALTFVIGAALAAIAAVLLSMQYGVINPNAGFLVGLKAFTAAVLGGIGSIPGAMLGGLVLGVAEAFGADIFGDQYKDVVAFGLLVLVLLFRPTGILGRPEVEKV comes from the coding sequence ATGCCTGACATCTATCACTTCTTCCAGCAGCTGGTTAACGGCCTGACCGTTGGCAGCACGTATGCCTTGATCGCCATCGGCTATACGATGGTTTACGGCATCATTGGAATGATCAACTTCGCCCACGGCGAGGTGTACATGATCGGTTCCTACGTGGCGTTCATCGCCATCGCAGGTCTGGCCATGATGGGACTCGACAGTGTCCCGCTCTTGATGACCGCCGGTTTTATCGCGAGCATCGTCGTCTGCAGTGCCTACGGCTACAGCATCGAACGGATTGCCTATCGCCCCTTGCGCGGCAGCAACCGTCTGATCCCGCTGATTTCCGCCATCGGCATGTCGATTTTCCTGCAGAACACCGTTCTGCTGGCGCAAGACTCCAAGGACAAATCCATCCCCAACCTGATCCCCGGTAATCTCTCATTCGGGCCAGGTGGCGCACATGAAGTGCTGATTTCCTACATGCAAATCGTGGTGTTCGTGGTGACCCTGGTCGCCATGCTCGGCCTGACACTGTTCATCTCCCGCTCTCGCCTGGGTCGCGCCTGCCGCGCCTGCGCCGAAGACATCAAGATGGCCAACCTGCTGGGTATCAACACCAACAACATCATCGCCCTGACCTTCGTCATCGGTGCTGCGCTGGCGGCCATCGCGGCCGTGCTGCTGAGCATGCAATACGGCGTGATCAACCCGAACGCCGGTTTCCTCGTCGGCCTCAAGGCCTTCACCGCCGCAGTACTGGGCGGTATCGGCAGCATCCCCGGCGCCATGCTCGGCGGGTTGGTGCTTGGGGTGGCGGAAGCCTTTGGTGCCGACATTTTCGGCGACCAATACAAGGACGTCGTGGCTTTCGGCTTGTTGGTTCTGGTGCTGTTGTTCCGGCCGACCGGCATTCTGGGCCGTCCGGAGGTTGAGAAGGTATGA